TCTACAGCAACCTGGCTCCAAGCACCAGGCGCAGCTCCACAGTCAAGAACAGAAAATCCTGGACGAAGAATATGAAACTTGTCATCGATCTCCAGTAATTTGAAGGCACTCCGGCAACGgtaatgctgctgctttgctgccttgACAAAGGGATCCTTCAAGTGCCGCTGCAACCACCAGTGCTCAGTTCCAGTTTTCTTCAGACACCTCACGGTCATGTGGAAATATCTGCTCACCAAATGATGACAGCTGCCCAGAAAGACAGGCCAGGTGATCAGTTAGGGCATAATCACCATGCACGTCAAAAGTCTCTATAGTATTTAATTGTAACCTCAactgcagctgctctcagcctcaaaaaaaaaaaaaaaaagccttcaaatTTGAGATTCTTGGCACCTTTTGTTATCTGgtccaaccacaacaaaaaggCTAGATTTTGGATGGAGCAAAGGCAGGAAAGAGGGTCCCACACCTCCACCGCTCTTCGCTCCTCGCTGCTGCTCTGGCCTTTGTGTTAAAGGCCCCCAGGGTACATGGCAGATAGGCCCCAGAGAGGGGCTGGcagcctctgcaggaggaaaggcCAGGGGTGCATCAGTACCTCCAGGGCTGCCCCAGCTCCCGGAGGCTCCGGGCAGAGCACAATGACTGCCACAGGCACTGCTACCACCACTCTCCCGGTAACTAAGCCCCGCTCCGCATTTCCAACAACGACAAATCCCCCACGACCCTTCCCCACTCCTGATGAAAATTTAAGGTGCTGGGACTAACACCGCACCTCACTGGGGTCACCTCACCGGGGTCACCTCAACCGGGGTCACCCCACCGGGGTCACCTTACCGGGGTCACCTCAACCGGGGTCACCTCAACCGGGGTCACCCCACCGGGGTCACCCCACCATCCCCCAAGACTAACGCCGCATCTCCTCGGAGACACCCCACCGCCCCCCGGGGCAGAGCAGGACCCGCCGACCAGGCTAAGCCAGGCCTGAATCCGAGCGCTCCTCAGCCCCTCACACGCACCTTTCCGCCCGCCCCGCCATGACGGCCGCCTCGGCCCGCCCTCCCCTGACGGCTACCGTGGGGCGGGGCCGGAGCGGCGGCCGCGCGGGAAGAGCCCGGGCCCGGCTGCGGCACCgctggagggaaagaggaggagggcaggaagTCTGTTAGAGGTGCCTGGGGGACAGGTACGGGGGAGCCACGGGATGGAGGTGTTGGAGAGGAGTTAATGATTTAATGAGAAGGTTGATCAAACCTCAGAATTTAAGGAGGGAGGTCAAGGAATTGGGAAGGGGATTCTGGGAGATCAGGGATTTGGGGAAGGTGGTGAGGGATTTGGGGAGGGAGTTCTGGGGGATGAGGGAATTGGGGAGGAGGTTCTGGGAACACCAGGCTTTAGGAAGGGAGATTAAGGCTTTGGGGAGGGGAGatcatggatgtggtgctcagggacatggctTAGAGGTGGACtcggcagtgctgggttaataatATTTGGGTTTGATtatttaaaggtcttctccaacctaaatgattctgtgatcaaatatttggggagggggttctggaggagcagaagagcaAGGTTTAGTGGGGAGTGGAAATTGGCATTGGGAGAGGAACTAGGGGACCAAGGGTTTGGGCCAGGGATGGTGGGAACCAGGCATTTGgggaggcagtgctgggtgttTGTGGGGCATAGGGGCtatctgcccccagcctgtgctggaggagcagcctggcctCCTCTCTGAGGGGTGCCGGGAGCCTTCGGCAGAGCATGTTCTCCTCACACCTCTCACCCAGGAGCCATGGTCACCTCCAGGCTCTTCACCCTCGTCCTGGTGGTGCAGCCACCCCGCGTCCTCCTGGGCATGAAGAAACGTGGGTTTGGAGCCGGGCTCTGGAATGGCTTTGGGGGGAAGGTGCAGCCAGGGGAGAGCATCGAGGAGGCTGCTCGCAGGTGAGGCCTGGGCTGGCGCCCTGAGGAGAGTATGGGGGTATGAGGTATGGGGGCAGGTTGGGCTCTGGAGGTGCTAGACCATTTGTGGTGGACTGTAGGTGGGTATCTTATGGCTCCACTGATAACACACTTGTAACCAGCAGTACAGCAACCAGTATTGCTACCCATAAGTGCAGTCGTGAGCCATCTCTGAACAGTCACTGGCTCCACAGGCAATGGGGGATCATCCATGTGTACAAAGAAATAGGACTGATTCCTGCTGcctgtcatctgcaaatcttTAACTGTTTTCCAGTCTACAAGTAGCTGGTTACCAACTATCCTCCCTCCCATATCTCAGACTCTGATCTAAACTGAGACCTGGTTTGCTAGTGGTGGGGCAGCAGTTGTTGCACTGTTCAGAAAGGTGCTGCTTAATTTGGGCTGTATAGCAGAATTACAGTTTGTGCCATTGTACTGCTTACTGTTTAAATtttgaagatgttgaacaggtaCTACCTTCCAGTAGCATTTTTAGTACTACACAGAAATGTAGTGACAGAATATTAGAAACTCTCAGAGATCCCATATGAAAGACACTGCAGAAATTTATTATTTGCCTGCATGGCAGCATTTTCAAGCCCTAAGGATGAGTTAGGGAATTGAATTCCATCAGTATGCAGGTACAGTACCATTTTGGAAGCTTTTAGTACTTATTTCTTGGAGTTCTTTCTTCTATCTAGTCATTAAAATTAAATAGTAGATTGCAACTGAATTGCAAAACTTTTCTAAAAATGTGGTACCTTGTTCTTTACATGAATGTTGCTGGCACAAAGCCACACTGTTATCTCTTCACTTTCTGAGGTAGGCCCAAAAATTGCCCTTGCACCTGCAGGAAGATCAGCGTTGGTGTGCTCAACAGCTACATAACAGTTTTTGCCCTGAATCCTCTCCTCAGCTGTACCAATGCAACCGCCTGGGTTTTGTGGTGAACTAATCCAGGGGACAGAGGGTCCTCTATGCAGATGTGCATCCAGCACATCGTGACTTTTCATGTAATTTATCATCTCTGTAGGAAGGGAGAACAGTTTTGTTACTTACATCAGGACCCCGTTTGCTAGGCTTATGTTGCCACTGACCATGAGACAAATATGATTATTTACCATTTGATTTCCTAGGTGCATGTTTATATGTGCTAGCCCAGAGGTAGGAACCAGAGCTCTCAAGTGATAGAAGTTTTGGAGATCTCACGGCAGTGTGCCACGGCACAgccagcacctgctgctgtgggctgtggAACGGTCCAGTCCTCAGCCTTTTGGATTTAGCCAGCATGAGTTTACTGCAGAGTGACACAACTGACTCCTGCTGAGGTCAGTGGAACAGGAAGCAGTCCCCAGAGCTAGGGCCAGCTGGACATGCAGCCCACCTTCCTAGCAGGAACAccaccactgcagagctgcatctcCCAGGAGAAAACTTGGGGTGCAGCTCTAACAGGTGTCACACAGTCCAGATCACACCTAACTCACCATCTCCATACCCAGAGCTGCGGTATTAggctgtggctctctgttgtAGTCTCATATGGGTTAGCAGTGGTGAAGGTGTGAAGTGTCCTTACAGCACAGGTAGTTAAATATTGAGTTAAATATTAAGCTAAAACATGAACAGAATTTTCCTGTATCGGGCAGATTTCTGTCCTCTAGTGGGTATGCCACATTTCCATGAGGACCTGGGCCCCACAGCTCCTCAGTGGCACATCTTGTAATGGGAGCCATCCACTCATTTGTTATTTCCAGTTTGTTACCTGTAGTGTTACCACTTACTATATACAGAGCCAAGCAGCTGACAAATTGCTTGGAGAACCACAGCAGCATTGTGCTTTGTTGTTCGATTATCACAGCCTGTAAAATGAGGCTTTTAGCTTTGTTGCTGAAAAACTGCTTCTGTTTTAGAGAGTTTCTCAGGAAGATAAACTGAAATTAGCTAAGACATTAAGCTGCAATGTAATTTTGAAGGATGGGATCCACGATATTGATGCCAAAGAAAGCTGAAGCCTTAGAGATCCCTTCTATTACGTTTTTAAATTGTTAAGTTACTGCCAAATATGCAAGTACATTAATTATTAACTGAAGACACACTTGTGGCAAGTGCATCCACCCCGACTGTTTCAAAGTATTCCTTATTTCAGTACAATAGAAAAACCATGACTGGCTTCAAGCCATGCTGATTCTGTTAGAGGTAGATAAAAAAAGCCTAAGTGTGTAGCATAAACAGAGCAAGTAATTGAATGTGCTTCAAGTAGCTATGCAGGGTAATGCATGGGAAAGAGCTGTCTGGCAAAGCCTGTCAAAGTGCTCTTAAAAGTCTTGCCTTCCAGTCTCTTGTTATAATAAATGTACTTCCAAGGAGCAGAAATGGGAAGTTTACACaattgctttgtgttttttatAAGGCATTTGAATGGGAGGTGGTATTCCCAGTGTTCTGTGTGCATGTAGTGTTACTTAAATAAGCTTCAGTTAGCCTCAGAAGGAGGTGATTTCATAGCAAGTGTGGATGTTGTACTGTTGGTTACCTGCTTCCCCACAAATCTAAAAGCTTGGAGTTGGCAAAGCTTTTTGCCTGTCTCAATGAAGCATATCTCaaaagttcacagaatcagagaacggTTTGGGTTCCAAATTacttagttccaacccccctgctatgggcagggacatcttccactagatcaggttgctcaaagccccatccaacctgacttggaacacttccagggatggggcacccacagccttcctgggtgacctgtgtcttgccaccctcacagtgaagaatttcttccaaatattTAATCTAAATTTCTCAACGTGGAACAGTTACCTTTTGTTTTATCACTAGCATAATACAAGGAGGGACTCTTTGTCCTGTTCCTgttaaagagtccctccccattgttcctgcaggccccctttaagtattggaaggccactataaggtcttcctATAGCTTCTAAGTGGCTTAAAAGTTCTTCAGCCACATCCAGCTACAGTGACAGGAGTGCTGGCACGCTTCTGTCTAATCTCAGAAAAGACCATCAAGTTGCATGGAGTATAAATCACACAACATTTTTCCTGAATCTTCCCCTTCCAGTATAGACTTTTCCTGCCAGCCTTTCGGAGCTTGAAATAACACATGAGCCAGCCTGACCTGACACCACTGTGGTGTAAGTAGGCCAATTCTTTGGTGCCAGCCAGAACTCTGCTGGGCCCTGCTCTGTTTAACAGATGCAGTTTTTACCTTTGGTTCACTGTAACTCTTTTGAATGTGGCAGTCAAGCCAGTAACTGCTTTTTGTTCTCCCAGTGCTTGCTTTCTTGTAAAGAAGCGTATTCCTTGTGCAGGGAGCTCCTGGAGGAGAGCGGACTGACAGTGGACACCCTGCAGAAGATGGGTCAGATCACTTTTGAATTTGTAGGCAACTCTGAACTCATGGATGTTCACATTTTCCGGGCAGATGATTTCCATGGAGAGCCAACAGAAAGTGATGGTAGGTCACTAGTGGAGGGGAAAATTGGACACACATTCCCTTCTGAGGCAGGATTGCTCTTAAGAAGTACAGAACTATTCATGCCAAAATCCCTTTGAGAagggaggcagctgggctgcagagggaagctgcTTGTTGATGGGTATTCAAAGTcatagcagcaaaaaaaaaaaaaaaacagagaaagccTCCTGCAaagctcttctgttttcttccagcaGAAATGCGCCCACAGTGGTTCCAGCTGGACGAGGTGCCATTCAATTGCATGTGGGCAGATGATGCCTACTGGTTCCCCCTGGTGCTTCAAAAAAAGTTGTTTCGTGGCTATTTTAAGTTCCAGGGACAAGACACCATCCTGGAGCACACCCTGGAAGAAGTGAAGGAAGTTTAAGAAAACGGAAGCATTCGACCCACGTGCTGCTGTGCACGCTGGGGTGGACCACCATGAGTGCTACTTGGAAAGGTCTCCTTTCTCAActctccaggaaaaaaagacttACTTGTCAGGTCACTGGGAAGTAAGGAAAATCAGGGGGTTTCTTCAAGCAGAAGTAAAAGTAATAAGATTTTTCACGCTGTAAAGTCCCTGGCTGTAGTATACTTTGGTGGTTATGTGATGACTATGATTAAAAACTTAGCGTTAACCCTTTTCTTTGCAGgtggctgattttttttaagcctttcCTTTATGTCtgaaaaagatttaaaatattttttagtaaAAGCATGTGATATTCTGTTGTAAACAGCTAGCTGCCTATTAGACTGATTCGGGGCCTTTCAGGGGTTGGCAtcttttcacagaaacatttagtGGACTGTGATGCAGCAGAAtcaattttcttctctgtgcctGTTTCTAGACAGGGATTCAGCATTATTCCCTGGAACAAGGTAAGGCTTGACCAGTGCTGTGAAAAGCTCAGGTAATGATCCCTCCAGGACTCCCCAGCTGAACGTAGTGTAAGATTATAGGagttaagaaaacaaaagtcaAAGGTAAATTAATGGCACTGTTAGAGCCCTGCTTTCACTCTTGCAGCTCCTGCCATgagcatggaattgttttgagCATTTCAGGTAAAAATATGCTGAACAAAATCGACTTTCAGCAAGCCCATGTTGCAAAGTGTCATCACCTATGGCTGCAGGCTTTGCCACATGTGGAATAGCAGGGGACCTGTCACCATGAGCAGCAAACAATTAAACTGTGCTAAAAATAACACACCACATATGTAACTTCTTACACAAGTTTTGTTGGCTTTAGTTTCTTAAACACTTTTACAAAGACATATAACACTTACAGATAGAATCTTGGAATGTAATACAGGATCTGTAAACATTTCCAGTCTACCAGCTGTAGTAATAGTTCTTTAATTCCTGCATTTGGATAAAGTGCTTCATACATAAGGCTATTTGAGCAAAGCAAAGATACAGGATATCCCAGGCAGGCAGAATTCACACCCTCTGAACAAGATTGCTTCTTGTCTTCCTCCAGCAGTTCTGAATAATTTATACCACTCAAAAATGCCCAACTTGACATGCTCAGGAAGCTACAGCTCCAACTTAGAGATAAGAGTtacaccttttctttttgtgttgcaCACCAAGTTACTTAGAGTTTCTGATACTTGTCTCTGGTTCTGACATAGCAGTAAGAGTTTCTGGTTGTTGTAACAGAGAATGGCTCCAGGCACATGGAGAAAATAAGCACAAGGGGATAGACACTAGGTGGCTTGTAAGATACCTTACTGCGTGGTAGGAAAGGGAGTGACTGGCAGCTGTTGTCTTATTTCCTAGTGGAAACTGTAAATtgcatggagagagagagagagagagcgagcaAAAGAACAAGTGTGGCTCAGGCTTGCACCTCTATTTGCTatcccttctgcagtcagctccCTACTTTGATGAAGATGCTTTCACCAGCACTGGCTTTGAGCTCATGTGACAttactgctgcagctgtggagacTGACATGTTTTAATTAAGTTCTGTTCCCAGATGGTGATCTTTGTCTTCTTAGGAAACAGCACAAACTGAAGATTGTAAATTAACCTGTTACAAATTCCAGGAAATATTCCCTTGCACAAAGAGTAAAAGCACTGGAATgcagcagggcactgctgaaaaCATGTTACAACCCAGGAAGAGCAACTTAGGAGgaagatggaaggagaggagggggaaaaaggatttGGAATTAAGTTGTATTGTAAATCCAGTTTGGAAAGGGTTTCAAGGCATGATACTGGTCAAAAGCCTGTCTATTGCCACTTCACAGCTCAAAGCAGAGACCTCAGGAGCAACAAAAGCGTACAGCCCTTTTGATAAAACAGTTTCCAAGCAAAATTTCAGGTTCCCAGCTGCTTGCTACCCTGTTACCTCCACGACAGACACTGAGGTGCCCTGACCTCAAGCAATGCACTGCAAGCTTCCACTCAAGAAGGCACATTAACTCTTTGGCGCTACAGCTCAGAGGAGCATCAACTCTTGGATAGGCAGCACGCACTCTGTTAATCTTCTGGTTTGCTTAGTGTT
This DNA window, taken from Indicator indicator isolate 239-I01 chromosome 22, UM_Iind_1.1, whole genome shotgun sequence, encodes the following:
- the NUDT1 gene encoding oxidized purine nucleoside triphosphate hydrolase encodes the protein MVTSRLFTLVLVVQPPRVLLGMKKRGFGAGLWNGFGGKVQPGESIEEAARRELLEESGLTVDTLQKMGQITFEFVGNSELMDVHIFRADDFHGEPTESDEMRPQWFQLDEVPFNCMWADDAYWFPLVLQKKLFRGYFKFQGQDTILEHTLEEVKEV